The DNA window taaaaataatatagaaataACTTTTAGCATATTTGCAAACCAAATATGGTATAAAATTAATGCATAAATAAtcaaagttattcatgtattagctTTGAATTTATTCCATAACCAAATGCCCCCCTAAGCGTATATACAACCTCAAAGTATAACAAAGGATAATATGTGTATCATTTCTAAAAGTTTGGGTGGTAATATTTGGTCTTTccctgattttttttaaaaagtgaggTGTTTTGGGAGAAAATAAGTACTACTGGAGAGTAGCAGAACTTGTTTTTCCAAAAGCTAGAAAaaatatagggaaaattgtataaaataacaaactattaattcaaattaaatgctataaccacagtttgatttaattgtaacccgtagcAAATTGTTGCAATATCGCCTCTCTCCCTGAATttctcgctcgtcactctcgTTTCTCGTTGGGCAGTTTCTCctcacctctctcactttatacaaacacaaatgtagaAAATGTgtttgcgtttgtataaaatgagagaagattgtatatatacatatcttttcatTCCTGaaacatctcgcaactagaaagaactagaaggaagtttaaaatctggaaatagttatttttaaaaagtataaggaaatctggaaaattttaagttaaagtgagtttttggtcaacttcaaacgaccataactcctagctcaagatgagttagctGTAGTTGCAGAGAtggttggaaagcccttggaatgatctttccaacgtcgccaagtttgctcgattccgagtacgcatgagtgagttatgcccgttggaagttgggctgttggattaaggaaatgtccaatccggaattTTAAGgagtattttagtcttttcattgcccTATTAATTTAAtccgtttttaggagtttaatatgggtcaaatcagtttttagtcagttttagaatttgggatttcacactagggctaaggagaaaggagaagaagaagcaagaacgttcaagatcATCGAAGTTTTGGCTtatggaattcgtcgggggtgatccctacaaggtatgtgagatcgcatagtgttgggttagttcacccacgcgccaaccATGTTTATATTCAGCgaatttaaatctttgaaagttagaaattgagttcttgatgaacattgttgaaagtttcGTTGAATTCGTGtggattgtgttgttgaagtttcttgatgattttattcatgttttcgggtgtaattttggtttgaatctatcgtatattgagggtataaacgattctaagtgtttaggGGAAGAACTAAGtgaaattagagggtttagagttgaaaaacaaagaagaaaatttgggATTTTCTGGGGAAGGGGAAGGGGCTGGGGAATCGCGCCTCTCAGCGCGCTCCAAAACAGTCTCTGAATGTGGTGATATGGGGCgacgcgccagccagagcgccccaaagtGTTCTCTGAATTTTGAGGgatggcgccccgcgcctctcaaagcgccagggacgccagttctccccattcatTCCCCACCTTTTAGTACGTgctccttagcaatgtacctgtgtcttctagttgattccaacactctaaggtacatctaaacatcatgaaagcATCCATAATCATGatatcatgaaccttgaatccataatccaattcaaggaaagttaagagtcaagtcaagagaagtaagagtcaagtcaagagaagttcttagagtttcccaaaagtcttttgcaaatgttttaactttgttttaagacttcaGTTTTAGAGTTCAGTAaaaagtaaagttgaagttcatttcttcaaaagtatatggggactaagtattcccaaagagattaaaaatgttttcacatttaaataagaacgaaaactgagatttccaaagagacttcgggctagttttcagaaaaagtaatcgctttctaaatgaagcaagaggggaaactttgatttccaggATAGCCTTTGAGTTAAGATTTTTGaacactaatctcaaatcacagaagaagtatgtttttaaacataacagctagtatattttgggagtagtattgagcaccgaattgggggcgagcatgagttcagataactcacgtctccataaaatcatgtagtcatcatgggtagaaaagggtcatactttttagatgaacccttttcacaatagactagtggattcacttagtagttcaggtcctatatcTTTGGCCGGGTGTAGGATGCGTTGGCAGTGTGAGATAGatcattgtatcatcactatagctcttctgtgatagttgtcggttagagaaactcccacagaagttattgtatttttatatccatcaatttaatgtatttttacatacatttcagaattatgttgtattcttatatatacacagagttgacatcatgtttttaaacaacttttctttatattgcacttggtttaaactgttttatattgaaatgagttcagttaagtattcatgagttgagaagagccaaggtaagtgtttctttcagattctctttcaagcttatgttgtttagcattccaactcgcatactcgtacattcaatgtactgatgtcagttggcctggaTTGGCATCCCAGCACACCTTTGATCAATGAGCAGTTCAAAGTCAgtcggtgagcctccttgcatttcggaggatctatttttattgctttctagttagttcattaggatgttgtggggtttgtccaacatccatctcagttgttttaaaggcttcatagacagtcagatgttagtcctttgagtcttttcattatcatttcttattgttaagccttgggttgccacttttggccaagttgaatgttgaacCTTcaaacattctcagttattttattattcagttcagttaagtgttattgatcattataagtatgaatattgtcttccgctgagttaagtaagtcaggccaagggttcgcttggagccagcaatggtcttcgagtgccagtcccacccaaggtgtaggctcggggcgtgacagttcccctctctcccctctcccagatctcgctcgccactcaaTCGCCTCTCACTTTataaaaacgcaaatgtataaattgcatttgtgtttgtataaagcgagagaaaattgtatatacaaatacatatattttcgtcctatacaattatgattatacaaatacaaattttctctgcccagttttcttttgtctttctccctttatacaaacacaaattatacaattaattattttgtatatgtataccgaaacagattatacaattgtttcttttatatatgtatagcgaaacagattatacaattgcttcttttgtatatgtacagcaaaatatacagattaatagtcataacaaacataaagtttgctataTAGCGTaattatgcaaattatagcatacaaatataatttttatgtttgttatatgtgaaagttgctcaaaaatatattctttccgaacttttgagaaaaatacacttttaaaaaaCTTAATCAAATGCTAATTGTTGCTCAAAAATggttttttaatttattgaccAAACAAGCTGATCTAATAAGCTTAACCAAATAAACTATAATTGAATTACATCgcaacattaaaaaaaaaaacctatgaTATTTAAAGAAGGGAAAATTATACATAatgacaaactattaattcaaattaaatggtataaccacactttgatttaattgtgccCTGTAGCAAACTGTTTGACAAtcgcctctctccctcaaactctcgctcaccactctccctCTCTCGGTCGCTCTCTCTGTCGCTCgcctctcgctttatacaaacataaatgtataaagtgtatttctgtttgtataaagcgagagaaaattgtatatacacatgcaaatacatatatcttcgtcctacacttataataattatacaatacaaatattccccTGTCCAGTTCTCTTTtatctttctctctttctcgctttatacaaacacagattatacaaaatacaatgtataatttatgtttgtataaagcgagagagaacaatatttgatatacaaacgttttatttcgattcaattgtatacaaattgaaattttatacatatatacaaacacaaaattaaattgagagactctcaacgatttatacaaacgagaggctgacaacaatttatacaaatggcctgccagcgaaattatacaaatctgaagaggagccagcgaattatacaattgcttcttttgtatatatgtatagcgaaatagacatagctttcaattgtatatgtatagcgaattatacatatatatgtttaatatgaaacgcaattatgcaaactttgctatagcatacaaatataatttttttgtttgttatatgtgaaagttgctctttaaAGAATGCATAATTTTAGAAAGTCCTAATTTGTTCTACACGACATATTAttgaataatgaaataaaaagagtCGGAACTAAACATAATGAAAATAGGAATGCATATAACTGAAGCATTATTAGCCTATATCGAATACACTGCATGTTGTGGGAAAGACAAAATTACTTACAAGGAGGTGTTATGTAGAGCACTAGGTTGATTAGAAAAGAGATGGGACTCATTGATTTACCtaaacctttcacataattCACTTACAAGCCACCTGGAACAACTTCATTTCCATAATCTAGAGTATCTTAAACTTAAATTTAACTTCCTTCAAAGTTGTCTAccttttctatttaatttaagCAGTTTTACCCCTTCTGAATTCATCACACAACAAATTGAGTAATCCAGTTCTACCTTGCATAGTTGAACTATTGTTACTAGACTTGAGAAGGAACAATTTCAGTGAGAGTCTTCCACCATTATGTACTCTAAGCATTTCATTCATGACTATTGTCTTGAATGACAATCAATCGGAAGGAACTACCCTATTTCATAGCACAATTTGAAgatatttttcatgtttgtCATCTGGTCTCATCATTCTCCAGCTTTCATAAACTTTTGAAAGCAGTAAGCAACTAAAGTTGTTAGGAGAAAGATCAAAAATCCACAACATGGGAAAGCAAAGGTAGTTTGCCAAGCACTTATAGTCTGGGAACTTGTTCCACTTCAATATAAGAATCCGCAGCTCTCCCAGAGACACCAGACAAGCtggaaatgtgtcatttatagcattattccccacatCAAGGACTTCTCAACCATAACAATTGAACAATGACATAGGGTAGACCCTTTAAATTGATTTACCATTCAAGACAGTGGTCATCAATGAAGTGCTCTGAGAACATAACAATAGAAGACTACCACTGaaattattctttttcaagTTTAGAACCAATAACTCAGCCATGACGCCCAAGCAATGTGGAGACGACCCACTGAAGTTGTTGTGTGATAAACCCATAAGGGTAAAAGGTTGCtcaagtaaaaaatatagaaGACAGATGACCTTGCAGGAAGTTAAAAGTTACTTATAAGATCAAGATTCTCTAGATTACAGTGACAAAGTTGTTCTAGGTGGTTTGTATGTGAATTATGTGAAAGTGTTAGGTGAACCAATGAGTCACCACGTTTGTATCAACCTATTATTCCATAGAAAACCTCCTTGTAAGTTGTTGTACAGAAAGAGAACATAGATCCCCTCAAGTTATTGTTCTACACAACATGAATAAACAAGGTTCTCCCCTGTAATGAACTTTCAGTTGATAGGCTCACTTTATAAAAGGGGTATACAACTATAAGGAATCTACTGACCTAATATGTTACAGAAGCACCTAATTCATATCATGGGGCTTCACTTCAAGGAGCAGCTTCACGCTCTCTGGAATACTTCCATGCTGTACGTACCACATAATATAAGATGCATGAGTTTATACACATTGTATCAATCCACACATAAAAGAGTACTAAACTTGGCTTTGCCTGATGCATCAACTATACAGTGAATCACTAAGCAAGATCACTGTTACTATTATCATTCCCAGCTGTGTTAACATGTAACTCAAGATGAATCAACTGACTAGAAGCACACTGTGTAAGATGCAGTTAACTGAGTTTTGTTTGCACATAGAAACTAATAATATGTACAAACTAAAAACATAAATTCACATATCAAATGAATGTCACAAGGCCTAAAGCAGGCATTTATTTCTTAGGGAAAAATTTTTCTTGTgatttcttttcactttatttttggGTTTCCGTATCCTTTAATTACCCTCTCTGATTCTTATAGAAACCACCAAGTTGAGACCAAGTTTGTTTgcttttgtgaaacaaatttcCTCTATTCAAGGAGAAAGTAAGAAAAAAGACGGAATGCGGGACTATAGTTCATTGCTAGTGATCAAAGATATCCTAATATTCTGAATACACCTCTTAAAATCATGTCTATACAAGCCAAGAACGGcaactttatttttctatatcaaACTTTCAACTGTAGAAGGGAAATTGAATATGATATGGTAATATCTATATTAGGATAAGCTTATAGTATCCAGGAGACTCAAGAATGGTAAACATGAAGCACAATAATCCCCAGAAATTGAGAGAATCCAAGACAATAGTCCAATGATGGACTAAGGAAATACctaatcccaaaaaaaaaaaaaaaaaagagagagagacagaGAAATTGCCTAACCTGCATTCTTAAGTGTCACGAAGGGCACGCACACGATCTTGAATCAGTTTCCTCTCCCAATCTGCTACATCCGCAAAGGCATAATCTGGCAGATTCTCAAAGGGCTCCTTGCACTGATCATTTTTAGCCAAATCATAAGTAGCTCCCTGTATTGACCTTTTGTTGGGCCCACAGGGTCTCTTTGAAACGAGTGTATCATAAGCTGTATTTAGCTGCTCAACAAGCACATCAAGATCTCAGAACACACAACAATTTAACAGCTGCTAATGAGCTTTTATTATTAGACCAAGGATGGAATATTGATTCATAAATCTgaatgtgaaaaaaaattaatgataataTAAAAGGTAAAATCTTACATCCATCCCACAGAACCAGAACATATAAGCAATTGAAACAGCAGGGGCCCTTCCCAATCCAGCAGTGCAATGTACATACACTCTTCCTTTTCCTTCTGAAATCGCCCACTCCAGTGATGAAACAGCTTTAGGTAATACACTCCTCAGGGAATCTGGATCAAAATCTCTTGCCTACAATAGAAGTATTTGTGATGATCAAAATACACAAAACCAGAGGTGGtctaagaagaaaataagatcCCAAGACGTAACTTTTTTATTAGGCAATCGACCAGGAAAAAAGTGTTTTGAACTCCAGAATTtgcaaattgaaagaaaatcaaaacaaGCAAATGGTCCTTCTCCTACAGCACATCCATAAACTATATCCACATCGTTGAAAACATGAAGCATAGTTATATTCTAAAACCTGGAACTCGTGGAAATGGTGCCAGAGCATTATCTGTATGCTAAAACAAGTCTGCAAGGTTCTGAATATTGGCGGTCACCGATTTTCTGAACCAGTGATTCAACAATGCTAGGGAAATATAATGCATATGCTTACATATTTGATGTTAGCTCTTCAGCTAGTATCCATACCAACAACCAAAATAGTGAAGTATAGGATTAACAAAAAGTAAACTACCTCAATTCACATCGAAGTTGTCGACTTTTGAAGGGAATACATGTTACCATTATTTTCGCAAAGCTGAATACTAGTATAGACCAATGGTTTAAGGGGTAACGGTGTTCTATTTCGTGTGACCAATTTGAAAAACACTAAGTATCGAGAAGATTTACTTACAGGCCTTCTCATGTGATGAATTCCAAGTTCTGAACATCTTGTAACGATAGACTGGAGGTCTATTCCCCAAAACTCAATATCTTCGTCCTGCTGCAAGTTTAGTATAAAAGCTACGTTCTCCTCTTCCTTCAAATAATCTATATCTTCAATTTTCTGAGGCTGGGAGCCAACAATTAGATCTTCTGTTATCAATGTGTAGTTCATTCCTGCagttgaaaattatatttttaagctGTCTATCAAAACTTCTTTGTATTCGCTATCATCTCTTCATGACAAACACCAAATTACTACACATAGAAAATCCAAATCATTCAGAATATAGCATAATTGCTGCAAAACAGAATGCAGGGAGCCCAATTTTACTAACTCAATACAGCACAACAATAACTTTACAAATCAGATGTTCCTCACAGACCATTTTTATGACGAAGATTTAGATCTATTAAGCAATATAATTTCCAATTGATCAAGCTTTTAAGTATGTAAACAGTAAACACTTTGCTTAAAGTTTTATGGTCATAAAGTGAtgtacaaaagaagaaaaaggtgaGACATACATAACCCAGTAAAAGAAAGTCAAAAAGAGCATAGCAGATCTACTTTTCAGGGGATCTTAACCCATGATTCCTCTTAGTTAAAAACCCAATCACTTGTGAAAATTAAGTTGCTAGCACCCAGATCTTAAAAGCAAACAAGTTTAGAGAAGTGACCATGGAAAAGGAAAGCATATGTTAATATTAAATTGGTAAATACCAAGTTCATGGTGATATTCATAAGGATTCCTCATCATTCTCTTCATAGCTAAGTTGTATTCCTCCATCTTCTTATTGCTACTGGATCTAGCATGGTTCTCTTTAACTTCACTTTCTGGAAATTTGCAAGAAATCTGGAAGGATTTGTTGGTGAAATTGCATAAGGAATTCGCATATTTCTTGCTTGAACGAGAGAACAACAATGGATTATTTTGAACTGGGGACAAGCAGGTGGAGTTCCAGAAAGCTCTCATTCTCTCTTTGCTTGTGAATGAGGTGGTTCTTCCTCTGTCAGGTTCTTAGATTTATCTATGGTGGATGGCCAAGTGAATCAAGTGTCGATTCCCCTGTTTCCACAGTGGTAGCACATTTCGGGCCTAAATGTATGGGCGGAAAAACTTGGACAGCAGCCCATGAAGTCAATAAGATTGTGGTTTGACAACTCCAAAACCCAAATCATCCCTTGGACTCGATCAACAAAATCCCATTCTTTTCTGTGATTTTGGTATGTGggacaaacataaaatttgaaatttatttgggAAACTTTCCCACTATTTTAGGAGCtaattattttgatacattttaatttgcaatattacaaaaattatcaaattttggtgcgTCCAGATATGTTCAATTAcgtctagatacatgtatcttagGATACATGTGAtcaaaattaagtgtaatttattctagatacattgtatccaagtggattcacatgtatctaggatacataacaaatctcgctcgccactctcttaTGTTTCTAATAcctcagatacatgtatctagtgtgaatTACATACATCTgcgatacataacaaatctcgctTGCCTTCCTCCCCATCTCGCTTACCTATCTCTCTATTCTAGTGTATCtagtagcaaaaatacatgtatctaagtgtatcTTCCTTAATATATGGtaagaaactcttaattagttgTAAGATATGTGATATTTTGATagtatagataataataatagtatatatggtaGTGAAGTATGTATAATTATGTAGTTTAACTTATTTGAGTAATTTACAAAATTCTCACTAGTTTATGAGCTAATTACgaatcttaccagattttgaACTTCGGATatatgtatctgagatacatggTGTCAAacttaggtgtaatttgttctagatacactatATTCTagtggattcgcatgtatcaggctctctcgctcgcctctctcccatcTCACGCACCACTCTCCTCTCTTGCTCACCTCTTTATATCTAGTatatcagatacatgtatctagtgtgattttACATGTATCTGGGAATCCTCCTTACCTTCCTTTGATCTCGCTCACCTCTTCCTATACTTTAGTGTATTCAGTAGCAAACATACATGTATTTAGGTGTATCAGACTTGAAAtctgatatgaaattattaattagtgatacaatatgtaattattttaaactatatgaAGAATTAGTAAATATGCTAGAAAGACTCTTAACATACTTTCTCGTCAATAATTTGAAAAACGATCTTCCACTTTCTGATGTTTTTTAGTAGTTGAGCAATCAAAAAGTGGGAGACTatatatatgggataaaatgagtcttttctagATGGACTAACGATAAGATGAGACGTGACATGTGCACTCGGTTAGAAGGGATCGATTAGGGAATGTTGAATGAGCATCCTAAAAAATTGAGCTaagaaacaaaattcaactcAGATGAATTCTGGAACCCACGCCACTGAAACTAGTGCCTCAACAGTCACGAGCATAGTCATTCTGGAGACGCTGTATTTATGCCATCAAGGTCCAATTCTCAGCATCTAATATACTTTTCTTCAATTTATATCATTAAACAGTGTGTCTAACGATCTTTTattaataacataataaaaaaaattcaacggGAATAAATACAAGCAAGGGAGCTAGATCTTACCCTACCAATTCTAATGGGACATTTCTTGCTTTTATATTCATTGCCTCTTGTTACAATTGTGATTTATTTCATAGttataatttgataaattcAATTATACCGTTTtgtggataaataaaatattgttataacGAGGTTTGGTTGTACAATAATTATCTAATTATGACGAGTAGTCTAAGAAGCGGTTATTGATTGTGATTATTTACTATGTTTGTGTCTAATCATGTTGATGTCCAAGTATAAGTATCATTCGAAGAGGTCACTTGGCAAGCTAGCAACTTGAAATGTGTTACTTACATGTTGGGAGACAAAAGTGATTTGATACATAATGGGAATTCACCTTCGAATGTgtgagaaaaaaagaataatatttttcctaattattttacaTTATTAAGAATTGACAAATCATAAGGACAAAGCTTTTATGATTTATGTATGTAGGTAACTCTGCCACATCAACAACCAACAAAGTATTGATTCTCCCACCAACTTCTCTGCCTCAAAGTTGAATGGTGGCCACTTAAATTCTAGTATATCAAAAAAGGCATACACAGAATCTTCATAGACATTATGGATATATTGAGCAAAAGTATTTGTTGTTAATTAATCTCAATATAATTAGAGGTCATAATTAAGGAAGATTCTTCCTTACCTGATCAACACCTATCCAATCTCTCTTTACAACTCAcatgaaaaaggaagaaaaaagtaCAATGATAAAGAGTATGGTATCTTTTAGTACAACGATAAAGATCAAACCATTTGCTATATTCCTTTATGGCTTATAAGCCcataatgatgatttatgtgaaATACAGGTGTATGCATCCCTCCGGCTCTtaactttttattcttttttcccACTTCATGGGAATACATACctttttattttgcataaaccaatagaaaaaaatagtaaagaaaCAGAGATTCAgacttaaaaaaagaaacaaatggaTTTAATGGGCTGAATCTAAATGATTAAGATTCAGATCTATAAACCAAACACATTTAATGGGCTAAATCTGAACGATTAAGAATCAGACCTCCGATCCATTAAGTGAAAAAATGAGCTGAATTTAAATGATTAAGATTCAGACTTACAAACCAAACACACTTAATGAGTTGAATTcgaatgattaagattcagaCCTCTATTAAGTGCAAATCAATAAAGCCTAAAGAGGCTTAGTTGATCCGAAGGGCAAAACTCAAACTAGAGGTGgatcaaaagttcaaattttattgGTTCAAGGTTTAGAAATACTATATTGCAActtataatttgatttattgGTGGTTTCAATGTACTTGTTTAGTAcattttttaatacatatatttagaCTCTACGCTGGAGTTATAGAGTTTGAATGAATCCATATCTTACCATCTCTACATTTATCGTTGTTCACAAACTACTCAATTATATATCGctctttttaggaaaaaaagagatgattttttttttagataattgTAAGATGGATAAGGCACTAATTAAATGTAACCTTGAAGGCATGGCAGTTACAAGTCCCGTCCGTTTCTGCATTAATAACTCTGTATGTAAAGAAGTTGAAGGCAATGATGtgattaggggtgtacatgaccgggttggtttgagtttttcaaatatcaaatcaaatcatttgtgtaaaaaaatttaatttataaaccaaatcaaactaataaaatttggattttttcgggtttttcaacctcgggttggttcgggtttttcaaataccaaatcaaatcattgtgtcgaatttttaaatttataaatcaaaccaaactaataaacctcgaattttttcagatttttggattttttcggtaaagtttgcatacaaacatataattaacttgtgctcaaatatttttttagtctaACCAAAagacaattatctaaggtgtttcttaagaaaataacacaaaatatgagatgagtattgatgac is part of the Solanum stenotomum isolate F172 chromosome 8, ASM1918654v1, whole genome shotgun sequence genome and encodes:
- the LOC125872580 gene encoding phosphoglucan phosphatase LSF2, chloroplastic, which codes for MRAFWNSTCLSPVQNNPLLFSRSSKKYANSLCNFTNKSFQISCKFPESEVKENHARSSSNKKMEEYNLAMKRMMRNPYEYHHELGMNYTLITEDLIVGSQPQKIEDIDYLKEEENVAFILNLQQDEDIEFWGIDLQSIVTRCSELGIHHMRRPARDFDPDSLRSVLPKAVSSLEWAISEGKGRVYVHCTAGLGRAPAVSIAYMFWFCGMDLNTAYDTLVSKRPCGPNKRSIQGATYDLAKNDQCKEPFENLPDYAFADVADWERKLIQDRVRALRDT